The genomic region CGGCCTCGCTGGCGATCGGCATTCCGCTGGTCGGCGCGGCCGGCAGCATCGCCGGCAGGTACGGTAACGGCCAGGCCGCCGTGGCAGGCATCATCGCCGTGCTGGTCGCGATCGTCGGCCTCAACGTCTACTACACCGAGGTTGAGAAGGACCTGGAGAAGGAGGGGCTGCGCAATCGCCGGCAGCCGTAGCCCGGATGTGGCGCCCAACGCCCACCTGCCGCACGAGTCCGGCCAGTCGAGCGCGGAGCGGCGGCCGATCCGCGCCGTGCTCTTTGATATCGGCGGGCCGCTGGACCTCGAAACCGAGCACGAGCGCCTGATCGACGCCGACATCGCGGCGTTGCTGGCCGCGGCGGGGCAGCCGGTGGCTCCCGCACGCTACGCCGAAGCCTGCCGCTTTGCTGTCGATTCCTTCGCGCCGAACGCCTACCAGGCGATCGTCTGGCGGCTGTGCACGGGCGATGCCGCGCTGGCCGCGCGCGTGTATGCCGCCGTCGAGGCGCGCTCCCACGCCCGCGACCTGTTCGAGCCGCGTCCGGGCATGCGTGAACTGCTGGCGGAGCTGCATGGCAGCGGCCTGCGGCTCGGCCTGGCCGCGAACCAGCCGGCCGCGGCGCTGGCCCGGCTGGACCGGCACGGCATGGGGCGGTTCTTCGCGCACCGCGAGGTTTCGGGCACGCTGGGCCTGCACAAGCCTGATCCGCGCCTCTTTCTCGCCGCCTGCTCGGCGCTGGCCGTCGAGCCGCAAGCCTGCCTGATGGTCGGCGACCGCATCGACAACGACATCGCGCCGGCGGCGGAGCTGGGCATGTCCACCGTGCTGTTCCGCACGGGCCGCCACCGCGAGCAGCAGCCGCGCACCTGGCTGGAGCAGCCGGACGCCGAGGTTGGCGATACGCACGAGCTGCGCCGCGCGCTACGACGGCTGGCAGCCGGCGGCTGACGAGCCGTCTGCCTCGCCGCCACGCGCTCAGCGCGTGTAGCCGGGAATGTTCGGCCCCGCTTCCTGGATCTGGCGCTTGAAGAACATCAGGAAGGTGGTGGGGCCAACGCTGTGCACGCTGCCGCGCTCGACGTCGCCGGGCACGTGCGCCTGCGTTTCCACCTGCCACGACTGGCTCCAGGGCAGCACCGAGACGCACTCCCAACCGTCTTTGCCGTACGACTCGAGCTTGGCAATGTCTTCCGGCTTCATCGGATCGACGGTGAGGAAGGCGTGCTGCCACTGGCTCATCGGGCGCTCCTCTGGCGCGGCCGCAGCGGCGGCGCGGGGTTTCGGGCTGGCGCCCGCCGTGATCAGGCGCGTGGCGCGGCGATCGCAGCAGCCTCGCACCCGGTATCGTAGCGCCGGCTCGAAACACGAACAACCGCGTCCTGCCGCACGCCCGCGCCGCCGTGGCGGCGCCTGCATGCCGGCGTTCAGGCGCGGTCGACGAGGAACGCCGCCTCGCAGGCGGCGTCGCAGAAGCGTACACGCGGCGCGGGCAGCGCCGCCCGGCAGTGCAGGCAGCGCACCTGCGCACCGCGCTCCCGGTAGATCGCCAGCATACGTTCCAGCTCGGCGATCACGGCGGCCAGCATCGGCGCGGAGAGCCGCGCCTGCAACTCGCGAGCGAAACCGGCCAGCCGCTCATCCTCCGGCCAGTCCGCCAGCAGCAGCGGCGGCGCCTGCGGATGCTTCAGCCGGTGCAGCAGATAGGCGAGGCCGTCGGTGTCGCGGCCGGCATACGAATCGGGCATCGCCCCCGCCTCATAGCAACACCGCAACACCGCAACGCCGCTACGCCGCTACGCCGTTCACGGTTTCACCAAGCATACCGCAGCGGCGCAAGCCGGGCGCCCGCATTTCACCGTTATGAAGAGCAGGCGCCGCCGGCATTTTCCTCCATTCAGGCGAACAGCTCGTCTACCGCGATGCTGAGGCCGGGCAGCACCGGCTCGCAGGAGAACGTTTCGCCGGCGTGAAAAATGCGCCGCTCGGCGGGCGAGGTCGCCGCCGTCACGGTCTGCGTGCCGGGATCGAGCAGCAACACCAGCC from Dehalococcoidia bacterium harbors:
- a CDS encoding HAD family hydrolase, whose product is MAPNAHLPHESGQSSAERRPIRAVLFDIGGPLDLETEHERLIDADIAALLAAAGQPVAPARYAEACRFAVDSFAPNAYQAIVWRLCTGDAALAARVYAAVEARSHARDLFEPRPGMRELLAELHGSGLRLGLAANQPAAALARLDRHGMGRFFAHREVSGTLGLHKPDPRLFLAACSALAVEPQACLMVGDRIDNDIAPAAELGMSTVLFRTGRHREQQPRTWLEQPDAEVGDTHELRRALRRLAAGG